In bacterium, one genomic interval encodes:
- a CDS encoding NAD-dependent epimerase/dehydratase family protein translates to MRALITGGAGFVGSHLAAALLERGDEVWVLDNLATGSVGNVSDHMLNPRLEFIKDSILNKQLARVLVASCDVVYHLAAVLDSETLVKDPLHAAFVNIQGTENILAAAAEHGRKVVLASSCAVYGKSTKTPLREHHDRVLGPTNTPRWAYASAKAMNEHFAVAYGTTGLPVAVIRLFNCYGPRLHCHGYGTVVARFIQQALDGEPLTVHGDGRQARCFTYVEDAVAGLLLAGHSVEANGRILNIGDTTEISILNLARLIRSLSRSTSEIKLLPYQDSYGQSYEDIWRRVPDISRARLVLGFQPRMSLEGGLLRTIDWFRGRRATSGATSAGRGSGSALV, encoded by the coding sequence ATGCGTGCGTTGATCACCGGTGGAGCCGGTTTTGTCGGATCGCATCTCGCAGCTGCCCTCCTCGAGCGCGGCGATGAGGTCTGGGTCTTGGACAATCTGGCCACGGGGTCTGTCGGTAACGTCTCCGACCACATGCTGAACCCGCGTCTTGAGTTCATCAAGGACTCGATTTTGAACAAGCAACTGGCAAGGGTCCTCGTGGCCTCGTGCGACGTCGTGTATCATCTGGCCGCGGTGCTGGATTCCGAGACCCTCGTCAAGGATCCACTCCACGCGGCTTTCGTGAACATTCAAGGCACCGAGAACATCCTCGCCGCAGCCGCGGAGCACGGACGCAAGGTGGTGCTCGCGTCCTCGTGCGCGGTCTATGGGAAGAGCACGAAGACCCCGTTGCGCGAGCATCACGACCGGGTACTGGGTCCGACGAACACGCCGCGCTGGGCGTATGCTTCGGCGAAAGCCATGAACGAGCATTTCGCAGTCGCTTACGGCACCACGGGGTTGCCGGTTGCCGTCATCCGCCTGTTCAATTGTTACGGGCCACGGCTTCATTGCCACGGATATGGTACGGTCGTTGCCCGATTCATCCAGCAGGCCCTCGACGGCGAACCGTTGACCGTGCACGGCGACGGCCGGCAGGCGCGGTGTTTCACGTACGTGGAGGATGCGGTTGCGGGGCTCCTCCTCGCCGGGCACAGTGTGGAAGCCAATGGCAGGATCCTCAACATTGGGGATACCACCGAGATCAGCATCCTCAACCTGGCGAGGCTGATTCGGTCCTTGAGCCGGTCTACGTCCGAGATCAAGCTCTTGCCGTACCAGGATTCCTATGGGCAGAGTTATGAAGACATCTGGCGCCGCGTTCCTGACATCTCACGGGCGCGGCTCGTGCTCGGCTTTCAGCCCCGCATGTCGTTGGAAGGGGGGCTTCTGCGGACGATCGACTGGTTCCGGGGGCGACGCGCCACCAGCGGCGCCACGTCCGCCGGTCGAGGATCCGGATCGGCGCTCGTGTAG